In Lates calcarifer isolate ASB-BC8 linkage group LG15, TLL_Latcal_v3, whole genome shotgun sequence, one genomic interval encodes:
- the dennd4c gene encoding DENN domain-containing protein 4C isoform X1, which translates to MIEDKGHRVTDYFVVAGLTDKSTPLEQDLSETKSSGPKAPITDLAVINRSAGETVPEGFTCIDSTYSGQPANLNHGSLKSPELFLCYRRGRGKPPLIDIGVLYEGKERLIQGCEVIQATPYGRCANVNNSSATSQRIFITFRRAPPVQPQNSLAVTDICVIVTSKGETPPHTFCKVDKNLNCGMWGSSVFLCYKKSVSASNSISYKAGLIFRYPEEDYESFPLSESVPLFCLPMGAKIECWAPNTRDPLPVFSTFVLTISSGEKVYGSAIQFYEPYSVDQLSEKQKIQLGLLTTVEKKMIPNRPVNTNKCICLLSRWPFFESFRKFLMFLYKLSVSGPHPLPIEKHISHFMHNVSFPSPQRPRILVQLSAHDTLILSQPVCTPLPLSGADYGTLLMNLGSENCATLLHFVLLESKILLHSLRPAVLTGVAEAVVAMIFPFQWQCPYIPLCPLSLAGVLNAPCPFIVGVDSRYFDLYDPPPDVVCVDLDTNTIYLSDEKRHSNWKNLPKKPCKSLINSLSNLHHQLATVSVRQTAQENSAVDMTPIEADFTWHKKKTALEMEIQEAFLRFMASILKGYRSYLKPITQAPSEKATAADSLYDLQGFLKSRDRAHQKFYSQLTKTQIFIRFIEECTFVSDKDTGLAFFDDCVEKLFPSDKITDKGTKVEGESSEDTRLLELDESQKSEHTVFVMPPEPPADDGPDPAVRYTYKGFPGLLIDLFDRPRVLRPALSSRAAGASLSSSPALLAKRTKQEIKLAYKMAKRFYSNPPLWARCLFSHCYSLWFICLPAAVRLAKSKSRAMQQAYNVLLKMRTTEVEVLDEVCYRVVMQLCGVWGLPVMAVRVLVEMKKAGVHPNAITYGYYNKAVLESPWPSRNRSGQFMWTKLRNVLRGVAQFKHALNRTASKKGPTLSATAASKGGSAVTDADRLSHGSADSSNDVNGEVFVHDHGMEDATDNHCSAGRQSDQGYGSKDELHQELAEPSHAAVLSAEERNNAKAQRNGDDIAGSVDSAVAVAEPPSPVDVPSPVPSIVKLSTGSFDGETGTGKLFRRHSKNDNVSLPDDDAPLASGEVVNQPQQQRQKSFTERSCSFSAETRAGMLLEKGVDHMASQMGADARILTAALSPPPSSVSRTLFKDLEEEPEDDRGLILGKVPVEEEPEAPEKGKGDDKDAEGAEVKDEKEERKQDEAQEDESGVRGATLERADVEVGADPLSRLVSESEESASVTSQEPPRPMPAVVSRNLAEEIEMYMSLRSPLGIKSSSMELQQSQGDSTDAPQPKQTMERRSSLPVPPIKTPSGSPGDTAKRSPSTVTRSKTFAAKTKTPAGNTASPGVRSSSLTALVKSSQGGSLGSVINTISGIKMDTLLSGPKIDVLKSSMKQAANVASKVWGAVASAYSYSDDEDEQAQGGGGFPARLDEHMLAAHDIDESPERGAIPGLVANGLNQSCTSLGSSSGSSDTGRGTHQTHPTPGRAGRGPDSEQGSSHHASSSSIYQNCALEVLMSSCSQCRSCEALVYDEEIMAGWTADDSNLNTNCPFCRTAFLPLLHIEFHDLRTMTGFYVNPSASGDSIHSTSTQPTASSSVDIKTPDLISFPEEEPRETPDNHPGAHKSLVPEPVQSDPLGLLEHHAAGKQQRCSGTSLTRSNSVGGPLQSLDYSQRPGHGVSTTSLPCSLQEVSDGMGTKRPNPKPVSVPYLSPLVLRKELETLLENEGDQVIYTHKFLSQHPIIFWNLVWYFRRLDLHTHLPGLILTSEHCNNGVQLPLTSLSQDSKQVYIQLLWDNINLHQEPGDPLYLLWRTLLEKKGTLAPTDHQEIRTLLNTIVRNIQTNDVYGPINLLIREIKRRPEGVKRQRSIYREILFLSLVALGRENIDVEAFDREYRLAYDELSAEQLKSLHRIDRPPSPSVQWCLKCFGAPFI; encoded by the exons ATGATCGAGGACAAGGGTCACCGCGTGACCGACTACTTTGTGGTGGCCGGGCTGACAGACAAGTCCACGCCCTTGGAGCAGGATCTGTCCGAGACCAAGTCCAGCGGTCCCAAAGCGCCCATCACAGACTTGGCCGTCATCAACAGGTCAGCGGGGGAGACGGTGCCCGAGGGCTTCACTTGCATCGACAGCACCTACAGCGGCCAGCCAGCCAACCTAAACCATGGCAGTCTCAAGAGCCCCGAGCTGTTCCTGTGCTACAGGAGGGGTCGAGGGAAGCCTCCTCTCATTGACATCGG GGTTCTGTATGAGGGTAAGGAGCGTCTGATCCAGGGCTGCGAGGTCATCCAGGCCACGCCGTATGGCCGCTGCGCCAACGTCAACAACAGCTCGGCCACCTCGCAGCGCATCTTCATCACTTTCCGCCGAGCGCCACCCGTCCAGCCTCAGAATTCCCTGGCGGTGACGGACATTTGCGTCATTGTCACCAGCAAGGGCGAGACGCCACCACATACCTTTTGCAAAGTGGACAAGAATCTCAACTGTGGCatg TGGGGCTCCAGTGTGTTCCTGTGTTACAAGAAATCAGTATCTGCATCCAATTCCATCAGTTACAAAGCTG GTCTTATCTTTCGTTATCCAGAAGAGGACTATGAGTCTTTTCCTCTGTCCGAATCTGtccctttgttttgtttgcctaTGGGTGCCAAGATCGAGTGTTGGGCACCAAACACACGCGATCCTCTGCCTGTCTTCTCCACGTTTGTGTTAACCATCTCGTCTGGCGAAAAG GTGTATGGATCTGCCATCCAGTTCTATGAGCCATATTCAGTGGATCAGTTGAGCGAGAAGCAGAAGATCCAGCTGGGCCTGCTCACTACAGTGGAGAAGAAGATGATCCCTAATCGGCCCGTAAACACCAATAAATGCATCTGTCTTCTCTCCCGCTGGCCCTTCTTCGAGTCCTTCCGCAAGTTCCTGATGTTCCTCTACAAGCTCTCTGTCTCAGGCCCGCACCCACTGCCTATTGAAAA GCACATCTCACACTTCATGCACAATGTGTCCTTCCCTTCCCCTCAGAGGCCCAGAATCTTGGTCCAG CTCTCGGCACATGACACCTTGATCCTCTCCCAGCCTGTGTGTACACCGTTACCCCTCAG TGGGGCAGACTACGGCACTCTCCTGATGAATCTGGGCTCAGAGAACTGCGCCACACTATTGCACTTTGTCCTACTGGAGAGCAAGATCCTGCTGCACTCACTCCGGCCCGCCGTGCTCACCGGAGTTGCTGAGGCTGTGGTGGCT ATGATCTTCCCCTTCCAGTGGCAGTGTCCCTACATCCCCCTGTGCCCACTCTCTCTAGCAGGCGTCCTCAACGCTCCGTGTCCATTCATAGTGGGTGTGGACTCCCGCTACTTTGACCTTTACGACCCCCCACCAGATGTTGTCTGCGTTGATCTGGACACCAACACTATCTACCT GTCTGAtgagaagagacacagcaactGGAAGAACCTCCCAAAAAAGCCCTGCAAGAGCCTCATTAACTCACTGAGCAACTTGCACCACCAGCTGGCCACAG TCTCAGTGCGTCAAACGGCGCAGGAAAACTCCGCAGTGGACATGACCCCCATCGAGGCGGACTTCACCTGGCACAAGAAGAAGACGGCCCTGGAGATGGAAATCCAGGAGGCCTTTCTACGCTTCATGGCCTCCATCCTGAAGGGCTACCGCTCCTACCTCAAACCCATCACACAGGCGCCTTCAGAAAAGGCCACAGCTGCAGACTCTCTCTACGACCTACAAG GATTTCTCAAAAGCAGAGACCGTGCCCACCAGAAGTTCTACTCCCAGCTCACCAAGACTCAGATATTCATCCGCTTCATCGAGGAGTGTACCTTTGTCAGTGACAAGGACACCGGTTTGGCCTTTTTTGACGATTGCGTCGAAAAG CTTTTTCCCTCTGATAAAATCACCGACAAGGGCACAAAG GTTGAAGGAGAGTCATCTGAGGACACAAGATTGCTGGAGCTGGATGAGTCTCAGAAGAGTGAACACACCGTGTTTGTTATGCCCCCTGAACCTCCAGCTGATGACGGACCTGACCCCGCTGTTCGATACAC CTACAAAGGTTTCCCCGGACTGCTAATAGATCTGTTTGATCGTCCAAGAGTGTTACGACCAGCACTTAGCAGCAGAGCCGCGGGGGCTAGCTTGTCCAGCAGCCCTGCGCTACTGGCAAAGAGGACGAAGCAG GAGATCAAGCTAGCCTACAAGATGGCCAAGCGTTTCTACTCCAACCCTCCGCTGTGGGCCCGCTGTCTGTTCAGTCACTGCTACAGCCTGTGGTTCATCTGCCTGCCTGCAGCCGTGCGACTGGCCAAGTCTAAGAGCCGTGCTATGCAGCAGGCGTACAACGTCCTCCTGAAGATGAGGACCACTGAGGTGGAGGTGCTGGATGAG GTGTGTTACAGAGTGGTCATGCAGCTCTGTGGTGTGTGGGGTCTTCCTGTTATGGCTGTGAGAGTCCTGGTTGAGATGAAGAAAGCTGGAGTACATCCCAACGCTATCACTTATGGATATTACAACAAG GCTGTCTTAGAGAGCCCGTGGCCGAGCCGAAACCGTAGCGGCCAGTTTATGTGGACCAAGCTTCGCAATGTGCTTCGAGGAGTGGCCCAGTTCAAGCACGCTCTAAACCGAACAGCTTCCAAGAAGGGACCCACACTCAGTGCCACAG CTGCATCAAAAGGAGGATCAGCAGTCACTGACGCCGACCGTTTGAGTCATGGAAGTGCCGACAGCTCAAATGACGTTAATGGTGAGGTATTTGTCCACGACCACGGCATGGAAGACGCAACAGACAACCACTGTAGTGCAG GAAGGCAATCTGATCAAGGCTACGGCTCCAAGGATGAGTTACACCAGGAGCTGGCAGAGCCTTCACATGCAGCTGTCCTTTCAGCTGAAGAGAGAAACAATGCGAAGGCACAGCGTAATG GAGATGACATTGCTGGCTCAGTGGACAGCGCAGTAGCTGTAGCAGAACCCCCCAGTCCTGTTGATGTCCCCTCCCCTGTTCCCAGTATTGTGAAGCTGTCCACAGGGAGCTTTGATGGTGAAACag GTACAGGGAAGCTGTTCAGGAGACACAGCAAGAACGATAATGTGTCTCTCCCCGATGATGACGCCCCGCTGGCATCAGGGGAGGTTGTCAACCAGCCTCAACAGCAGCGTCAGAAATCCTTCACTGAGcgcagctgcagcttcagcgCTGAAACTCGTGCTGGAATGCTCCTGGAGAAAGGCGTGGACCACATGGCCAGCCAGATGGGCGCCGATGCTCGTATCCTGACCGCAGCGCTCTCTCCTCCCCCCAGCAGCGTGTCCAGAACACTTTTTAAAGATCTGGAGGAAGAGCCTGAAGATGATCGGGGCTTGATACTTGGGAAGGTACCAGTGGAGGAGGAGCCAGAAGCGCCAGAAAAAGGGAAGGGAGACGATAAAGACGCGGAGGGGGCTGAGGTGAAAGAcgaaaaggaagagaggaagcaAGATGAAGCGCAGGAGGACGAGTCTGGGGTGCGAGGAGCGACTCTGGAGAGGGCAGACGTGGAGGTGGGTGCTGACCCACTGTCTCGCCTGGTGTCAGAGAGCGAGGAGTCGGCCTCTGTCACCAGCCAGGAGCCACCACGCCCCATGCCTGCTGTGGTGTCCCGCAACCTGGCCGAGGAGATCGAAATGTACATGAGCCTGCGAAGCCCTCTAGGCATCAAGTCCTCCAGCATGGAGCTCCAGCAGTCCCAAGGAGACTCCACTGACGCCCCACAGCCCAAACAGACTATGGAGCGCAGGTCCAGCCTTCCCGTGCCTCCTATCAAAACTCCATCTGGCTCTCCAGGTGACACAGCTAAACGCAGCCCCAGCACTGTTACTCGCTCCAAGACATTTGCCGCAAAGACAAAGACCCCCGCCGGCAACACGGCTAGCCCAGGTGTTAGATCGTCCTCACTGACAGCGCTGGTCAAGTCCTCACAGGGAGGGTCTCTGGGCTCTGTCATAAACACCATTTCAGGCATCAAGATGGACACTCTGTTGTCAGGACCTAAAATTGATGTGCTAAAATCTAGCATGAAGCAGGCGGCAAATGTAGCCAGCAAAGTGTGGGGGGCAGTGGCATCAGCTTACTCCTACTCAGATGATGAG GATGAACAAGCTCAGGGTGGTGGTGGCTTCCCAGCCCGTCTGGATGAGCATATGTTGGCCGCACATGATATAGATGAGAGTCCTGAACGAGGGGCCATCCCAGGTTTGGTGGCTAACGGTTTGAACCAGAGCTGCACCAGCCtgggcagcagcagtggcagcagcgACACAGGCCGAGGAACCCACCAGACAC ATCCAACTCCAGGACGAGCAGGCAGGGGTCCTGACTCTGAGCAAGGCTCCTCACATCACGCCTCTTCCTCTAGCATCTACCAGAACTGTGCACTGGAG GTGCTGATGTCAAGTTGCTCCCAGTGCCGCTCCTGTGAAGCTCTGGTGTATGATGAGGAGATCATGGCGGGCTGGACAGCCGACGACTCCAACCTGAACACCAACTGTCCTTTCTGTCGCACGGCCTTCCTTCCCTTACTGCACATCGAGTTTCATGACTTGCGCACAATGACCGG GTTCTATGTGAATCCCAGTGCCTCAGGAGACAGTATCCACAGCACCAGTACCCAGCCCACAGCCAGCAGTTCAGTCGACATTAAGACACCAGACCTGATCAGTTTCCCTGAAGAGGAACCTAGGGAGACTCCAGATAATCATCCTGGGGCACATAAAAG TCTGGTTCCAGAGCCGGTGCAGTCAGACCCTCTGGGTCTACTGGAGCATCACGCGGCGGGGAAACAGCAGAGATGTAGTGGGACATCACTGACACGCAGCAACAGTGTTGGAGGTCCACTGCAGAGCCTGGACTACTCCCAGAGACCCGGACATGGTGTCTCCACAACCAGCCTGCCCTGCAGCCTGCAAGAAGTGTCG GACGGCATGGGGACCAAACGACCAAACCCCAAGCCTGTGTCCGTACCGTACCTCAGCCCCTTGGTGCTGCGCAAGGAGCTGGAGACCCTGTTGGAGAATGAAGGGGATCAG GTGATCTACACCCACAAGTTCCTCAGCCAGCACCCCATCATCTTCTGGAACCTGGTGTGGTATTTCCGTCGCTTGGACCTGCACACTCACTTGCCTGGTCTCATTCTAACCTCTGAACACTGCAACAATGGAGTACAG CTGCCCCTGACATCACTGTCCCAGGACAGTAAGCAGGTATACATCCAGCTCCTGTGGGACAACATCAACCTGCATCAGGAACCTGGTGATCCCCTTTACCTGCTGTGGAGGACTTTGT tGGAGAAAAAGGGGACGTTGGCTCCAACAGACCACCAGGAGATTCGCACCCTCCTCAACACGATCGTTCGCAACATCCAGACCAACGACGTCTACGGACCTATCAACCTGCTCATACGAGAGATCAAACGCCGTCCAGAGGGGGTCAAACGACAAAG GAGTATCTATAGAGAAATACTGTTTCTTTCACTGGTAGCCTTGGGTCGGGAGAACATCGATGTAG aggCCTTCGACAGGGAGTACCGCCTGGCTTACGACGAACTGAGCGCCGAGCAGCTCAAGTCTTTGCACCGCATCGATCGACCACCGTCCCCCAGCGTCCAGTGGTGCCTTAAATGTTTCGGAGCCCCTTTCATCTGA